A single genomic interval of Fibrobacter sp. UWB13 harbors:
- a CDS encoding BspA family leucine-rich repeat surface protein — translation MNPNEKVIARDRDHLLELIEETFETEGKNCDLSFIDVSQVTDMHDLFAGEGPILNLDTGEEEERIPFDLGIGHWDVSNVTDMSHMFNGSNFNGDISRWNVSNVEKMACMFDESLYNGDISNWNVSKVQDMMAMFRESQFTGDISRWDVSNVRNMRDLFRGSQFNGDVSDWNVSNVTDMAYMFCLSPFNGDVSRWNVSNVTNMNAMFSETPFNGDVSNWDVHNVTNMILMFEQSEFNGDVGKWNVSKATNVEGMFENSALEKTGKLPAWYKNFRI, via the coding sequence ATGAACCCGAACGAAAAGGTCATCGCTCGCGACCGCGATCATTTGTTAGAACTCATCGAAGAAACCTTCGAAACAGAAGGCAAGAACTGCGACTTGAGTTTTATCGACGTGTCGCAAGTGACTGACATGCACGATTTGTTTGCCGGGGAAGGTCCGATTCTTAATCTTGACACAGGTGAAGAGGAAGAACGGATCCCGTTCGATCTTGGCATCGGCCATTGGGATGTATCGAACGTGACGGACATGAGTCACATGTTTAACGGTTCGAATTTCAACGGCGACATTAGTCGGTGGAATGTTTCGAATGTGGAAAAAATGGCATGTATGTTTGATGAGTCACTGTACAACGGGGATATCAGCAACTGGAATGTGTCCAAAGTCCAAGACATGATGGCAATGTTTAGGGAGTCCCAATTTACTGGCGACATCAGCCGCTGGGACGTGTCTAATGTTCGGAATATGAGAGACTTGTTTAGAGGCTCTCAGTTCAACGGAGACGTTAGCGATTGGAACGTCTCAAATGTGACGGATATGGCTTATATGTTTTGCCTTTCTCCGTTCAATGGCGATGTCAGCCGTTGGAATGTTTCGAACGTGACGAATATGAATGCCATGTTCTCCGAAACTCCATTCAATGGGGATGTTAGCAACTGGGATGTGCATAACGTAACCAATATGATTTTGATGTTCGAACAATCAGAGTTCAATGGCGATGTTGGCAAATGGAATGTTTCGAAAGCTACAAATGTAGAAGGCATGTTCGAAAATTCCGCTTTGGAAAAAACAGGCAAACTCCCCGCCTGGTACAAAAATTTTCGTATCTAG
- the mnmA gene encoding tRNA 2-thiouridine(34) synthase MnmA, which translates to MSKTRVAVGMSGGVDSSVAALLLQQQGYEVVGVTLRVLPDVDGAFDAENDPSVVRAKMIAEKLGIEHHVANCSDAFTGEVLKRCHADFSHARTPNPCCYCNRFIKFGWMMDYAKSLGADFLATGHYVRIEEVNGVRRLLRGRDPGKDQSYFLFWVPDERRNHVLTPLGTYVKSEVREIAEQNGFVNAKTGDSQDICFDIYGSQYTEFLKDRFGEMTRPGRFVDEKGKVWNTHDGFHKYTVGQRKGLGVAIGVPAFVKHVDPETGDILVTGDKSSVCFDRVELMNCEWHGGAREVGTTFRAEGMVRYRQRAVGCEITIVDTNKAVAVFDEPLFAVTPGQCAVFYDGDMVLGGGQIV; encoded by the coding sequence ATGTCTAAAACTAGAGTCGCAGTCGGCATGAGCGGTGGCGTGGATTCGTCCGTGGCCGCTCTTCTTTTGCAACAGCAGGGTTATGAAGTCGTGGGCGTGACGCTCCGCGTTTTGCCCGATGTCGATGGCGCCTTTGATGCCGAAAATGATCCGAGTGTGGTCCGTGCAAAGATGATTGCCGAAAAGCTCGGTATCGAACATCACGTGGCGAACTGCTCCGACGCATTTACGGGTGAAGTCTTGAAACGCTGTCATGCGGACTTTTCGCATGCGCGTACGCCGAACCCTTGCTGCTATTGCAATCGCTTTATCAAGTTCGGCTGGATGATGGATTACGCCAAATCGCTCGGTGCGGACTTCTTGGCGACAGGGCATTATGTGCGCATCGAAGAAGTGAATGGTGTGCGCAGGCTTTTGCGCGGTCGTGACCCAGGCAAGGATCAAAGCTACTTTTTGTTCTGGGTTCCCGATGAACGCCGCAATCATGTGCTTACGCCGCTTGGAACGTATGTGAAAAGTGAAGTGCGCGAAATCGCCGAACAGAACGGTTTTGTGAACGCCAAGACGGGCGACAGCCAAGATATTTGCTTTGATATTTACGGTTCGCAGTACACGGAGTTTTTGAAGGACCGTTTTGGCGAGATGACGCGCCCGGGCCGCTTCGTGGATGAAAAGGGCAAGGTATGGAATACGCACGATGGGTTCCATAAGTACACGGTCGGTCAGCGCAAAGGTCTGGGCGTGGCGATTGGTGTGCCTGCGTTCGTGAAGCATGTGGACCCGGAAACGGGCGATATTCTGGTGACGGGCGATAAGTCGTCGGTCTGCTTTGACCGTGTTGAATTGATGAACTGCGAATGGCACGGCGGTGCGCGGGAGGTCGGGACGACGTTCCGCGCCGAAGGCATGGTGCGTTACCGACAGCGGGCGGTTGGCTGCGAAATTACCATCGTCGATACAAATAAGGCGGTCGCCGTTTTTGACGAACCGCTTTTTGCAGTGACTCCGGGGCAATGTGCCGTCTTTTACGATGGCGACATGGTTCTTGGCGGCGGCCAGATTGTGTAG